In Bacteroidota bacterium, the following proteins share a genomic window:
- a CDS encoding sigma 54-interacting transcriptional regulator yields MSRPSTLGELKKSGYKVLPVKEEIRKNLIQKIQNNEQLFPGIIGYEKTVVPALINAILAKHDIILLGLRGQAKSRMVRQIPSLLDDYVPIIRGSEINDNPFAPVSKFGADRIAERGDETEIEWVPRDARFSEKLATPDVTIADLIGDIDPIKAATQRLHYSHEGAIHFGLIPRSNRGIFAINELPDLQPRIQVGLFNILEEKDIQIRGFNIRIPLDVMIIFTANPEDYTNRGNIITPLKDRIDSQILTHYPRSLDDAIAITEQEAWVRRNGMEARVPHYFKEIIEHIAFEARASEFVDQKSGVSARLTIAAMENLVSNAERRAIVLNEKCIAPRICDLPHVLPGLTGKIELVFEGEQEGSIKVSKALIGKAVRAVFKKYFPDPLMKRQKGQQQTHEDPEYGKIVGWFESGNSLEVADEMPLAAYFTELDRVKGLRELTMRHMKIDESNKAELASAMEFALDGLHQNSKIAKDEVEHITTYKDMVGSIFTGRGSSGDYELEENG; encoded by the coding sequence ATGTCCCGTCCTTCAACGCTCGGAGAATTGAAGAAGAGCGGCTACAAGGTTCTTCCCGTCAAAGAAGAGATCCGAAAAAACCTGATCCAGAAAATTCAAAACAACGAACAGCTTTTTCCCGGCATTATCGGGTATGAAAAGACCGTTGTTCCGGCCCTCATCAATGCTATTCTGGCAAAGCATGACATCATCCTATTAGGATTGCGCGGACAGGCAAAGTCGCGCATGGTGCGGCAGATCCCTTCGCTGCTGGACGACTATGTTCCCATTATAAGGGGGAGCGAGATCAACGACAACCCGTTCGCGCCGGTGAGCAAATTCGGCGCCGACCGGATCGCGGAACGAGGTGACGAAACGGAGATCGAATGGGTGCCCCGCGATGCCCGGTTCAGCGAGAAGCTGGCGACGCCGGACGTGACGATCGCGGACCTGATCGGCGATATCGATCCTATCAAGGCGGCAACGCAGCGGCTTCATTATTCGCACGAAGGGGCGATCCATTTCGGCTTGATTCCGCGGAGCAACCGGGGAATTTTTGCGATCAACGAACTCCCCGACCTGCAGCCGCGCATCCAGGTCGGCTTGTTCAACATTCTGGAAGAAAAGGACATTCAGATCCGGGGGTTCAACATCCGGATCCCGCTCGATGTCATGATCATCTTCACCGCGAACCCGGAAGATTACACCAACCGGGGGAACATCATCACGCCCTTAAAGGACAGGATCGATTCACAAATCCTCACGCATTATCCGCGCTCGCTCGACGACGCCATCGCCATCACCGAACAGGAGGCGTGGGTCCGCCGCAATGGAATGGAGGCGCGGGTACCCCACTACTTCAAGGAAATTATCGAGCATATCGCTTTCGAGGCGCGGGCGAGCGAATTTGTCGACCAAAAATCCGGCGTCAGCGCGCGGCTGACCATTGCGGCGATGGAGAACCTTGTCAGCAATGCCGAACGGCGAGCGATCGTCCTGAACGAAAAATGCATCGCGCCGCGCATTTGCGACCTCCCGCACGTTCTTCCCGGACTGACAGGAAAAATTGAGCTGGTGTTCGAAGGGGAACAAGAGGGGTCGATCAAAGTGAGCAAGGCGTTGATCGGAAAGGCTGTCCGTGCGGTCTTCAAGAAGTATTTTCCTGACCCGCTGATGAAGCGCCAAAAAGGTCAGCAGCAAACGCACGAAGACCCCGAATACGGAAAGATCGTCGGGTGGTTTGAATCGGGAAACTCGCTTGAAGTGGCTGACGAAATGCCGCTCGCCGCGTATTTTACCGAGCTCGACCGCGTGAAAGGGCTTCGAGAGTTGACGATGCGACACATGAAGATCGACGAGAGCAATAAGGCCGAGCTGGCTTCGGCGATGGAATTTGCCCTCGACGGGCTCCATCAAAATTCAAAAATCGCCAAAGATGAGGTCGAGCATATCACCACCTACAAGGACATGGTGGGCAGCATCTTCACCGGCCGCGGCAGCAGCGGAGACTACGAGCTGGAAGAAAACGGGTAA
- a CDS encoding adenylate/guanylate cyclase domain-containing protein, with amino-acid sequence MYTTLVRKIIRAVVVGTSLAVIPAVPFYIYTFSATPRQLAILLPLFIPALVSMLLADVLMIHRYLKPIREFYLSEESGSPLANDDLYRAKQRALNFPVFAVLRVFLPHAIIGSGVFNLFIVLANRYLSLGISPGDFVMYWVINLTVVPVAHAVYEYFEFSKAMIPTLQRLETRAPLLPEQYLSRVVDVRLATKVIVIFTMLGLAPLFILGVSLNKKHTSLLIEKEQDYLCHEARLFSMFLPGTDSPRRQGIVSASGEGETVIVKDASGGLSFSGPSLEDFQKARVLKFFDEKAATLSDAGIIAAKVPSSDGRMIVCVAVSLDRITAESSSLRGGTISIIVASMLLLGALLVLVARDINQSTRMLVAGLKEVEEGSFDHEVKIYSTDEFSTIGDGFNRMIAGLRERNFIKDTFGKYVAPTVMEKILHEGVNAEGGQGFRLGGERRTVTILMSDIRDFTKRTEESNAEMLVDVLNKYLERMVSVVERYDGTVDKYIGDALMVLFGAPLAKDDDPDRAVQAAFAMRAELARLNEELKRSSRAKFSPIRIGIGIHTGEVIAGSVGSPNRLEYTVIGDAVNLASRIEGLTKQFRTDILVSEATVGVLKGSYPLTRLRRTKVKGKKGGVVVYKTGKFAISSSK; translated from the coding sequence ATGTATACCACTCTCGTCCGGAAAATCATCCGCGCTGTCGTTGTCGGAACGTCGCTTGCCGTGATCCCAGCCGTTCCGTTCTACATCTACACCTTCAGCGCAACACCGCGTCAGCTTGCAATTCTGCTGCCGCTGTTCATTCCGGCGCTCGTGTCGATGCTGCTGGCGGATGTCCTGATGATCCATCGGTATTTGAAACCGATCAGGGAGTTCTATCTCAGCGAAGAATCCGGCAGCCCCCTTGCAAACGATGACCTCTATCGTGCGAAACAACGCGCGCTGAATTTTCCTGTCTTTGCGGTGCTGCGGGTTTTTCTCCCCCACGCGATCATCGGCTCGGGGGTTTTCAATCTGTTCATAGTTCTGGCGAACCGTTATCTCTCCCTCGGCATCAGTCCGGGCGACTTTGTCATGTACTGGGTGATCAACCTGACCGTCGTTCCGGTCGCGCATGCGGTCTATGAATATTTTGAATTCTCCAAGGCGATGATTCCGACGCTGCAGCGGCTCGAAACACGAGCGCCGTTGCTTCCGGAACAATATCTTTCGCGCGTTGTTGACGTGCGCCTCGCGACAAAGGTCATCGTCATTTTCACGATGCTGGGGTTGGCGCCGTTGTTTATCTTGGGCGTCAGTCTGAACAAGAAACATACAAGCCTGCTCATCGAAAAAGAACAGGATTATCTGTGCCACGAGGCGAGGCTGTTCTCAATGTTCCTCCCCGGAACTGATTCTCCCCGGCGGCAGGGCATCGTCTCTGCCTCCGGTGAAGGGGAAACCGTTATTGTAAAGGATGCATCGGGCGGACTGTCGTTTTCGGGTCCGAGCCTCGAGGATTTTCAAAAAGCCCGCGTGCTGAAGTTCTTTGATGAAAAGGCGGCGACGTTGTCGGACGCCGGTATCATCGCAGCCAAAGTGCCATCCTCTGACGGCAGGATGATCGTATGCGTCGCAGTTTCGCTGGATCGTATAACGGCGGAATCGTCGTCGCTCCGCGGGGGGACCATATCAATTATTGTCGCGTCGATGCTGCTGCTGGGAGCGCTTCTCGTTCTTGTCGCCCGGGACATCAACCAATCGACCAGAATGCTTGTTGCCGGTTTGAAAGAGGTCGAAGAGGGTTCGTTCGACCATGAAGTGAAAATTTATTCGACGGACGAGTTTTCGACGATCGGGGATGGCTTTAACCGGATGATCGCCGGATTGCGCGAGAGGAATTTCATCAAAGATACCTTCGGGAAGTATGTTGCTCCGACCGTCATGGAAAAGATCCTTCATGAGGGAGTCAACGCCGAAGGAGGACAGGGTTTCCGTCTTGGTGGAGAACGGCGCACCGTGACAATATTGATGTCCGACATCAGGGATTTCACGAAACGGACGGAAGAATCAAACGCTGAAATGCTTGTCGACGTTTTGAACAAATATCTGGAAAGAATGGTCTCAGTTGTCGAACGCTACGACGGCACGGTCGACAAGTATATCGGCGATGCGCTGATGGTGCTTTTTGGAGCTCCGCTCGCGAAAGATGATGACCCTGACCGCGCAGTGCAGGCTGCGTTTGCCATGCGCGCCGAGCTTGCCCGCTTGAATGAGGAGTTAAAACGTTCTTCACGGGCAAAGTTTTCTCCCATTCGAATCGGCATCGGAATCCACACCGGTGAGGTGATCGCAGGGAGCGTCGGATCCCCCAACAGACTTGAATATACCGTCATCGGCGATGCAGTCAACCTTGCCTCGCGCATCGAAGGGCTGACCAAGCAATTCAGGACAGACATCCTCGTATCAGAAGCTACCGTCGGGGTTTTAAAAGGATCCTACCCGCTAACGAGACTTCGCCGCACAAAAGTGAAAGGGAAGAAGGGGGGAGTCGTAGTCTATAAGACCGGGAAATTCGCTATTTCCTCCAGTAAATAA
- a CDS encoding DUF1343 domain-containing protein, with protein MAKFFIFLILASTAASQTPHEPAPAVRTGIDVLVENDFSILKGKHVGLITNPTGVTAGLISAADIFSHADQLKLVALFAPEHGIRGDAVAGSRIDSYIDSATGVPVYSLYGKTTKPTGEMLKGIDVLVYDIQDIGVRSYTFISTMANAMSAAAEHNIEFVVLDRPDPLTGNKVEGNVLDPKFKSFVGLFPIPYVYGMTCGELASLLNNEGWLEGGKKCKLAVVKMEGWNRSMWWEDTGLQWVPTSPHIPFAATALFCAATGIIGELEGLNVGVGYTMPFQVVGAPWVDGKALARTLNSKYIAGVHFRPVVYTPFYGPMQGKQVNGVEIHLMDREQADLVNIQLYILQAIDDFYPDRDVLSHSDSSRVRMFDRVMGTDAVRIALEQKVPVPTIVAEWKREVEAFLPIRKKYLLYE; from the coding sequence ATGGCGAAGTTTTTCATTTTTTTGATTCTTGCATCAACGGCAGCATCTCAAACTCCTCATGAACCTGCGCCGGCGGTGCGCACCGGAATCGACGTTCTTGTCGAGAACGATTTTTCCATCCTCAAAGGAAAACACGTCGGCCTCATTACCAATCCGACGGGCGTTACGGCCGGTCTCATCTCCGCTGCAGACATTTTTTCGCACGCCGACCAATTGAAACTGGTCGCCCTGTTCGCTCCCGAGCATGGCATACGCGGTGATGCCGTGGCCGGCAGCCGCATTGATTCCTACATCGACTCAGCAACCGGCGTTCCGGTGTACTCACTCTACGGCAAGACGACAAAGCCGACCGGTGAAATGCTCAAGGGAATCGATGTCCTGGTCTACGATATACAGGACATCGGTGTCCGGTCGTATACCTTCATCAGCACGATGGCGAACGCCATGAGTGCGGCGGCAGAACATAATATTGAATTCGTTGTTCTCGACCGTCCAGATCCTTTGACCGGGAACAAGGTCGAGGGGAATGTCCTCGACCCAAAGTTCAAGTCGTTCGTCGGTTTGTTTCCCATCCCGTATGTTTATGGAATGACCTGCGGCGAGCTCGCTTCATTGTTGAACAATGAAGGATGGCTTGAAGGAGGGAAAAAATGCAAGCTCGCGGTCGTAAAAATGGAAGGATGGAACCGGTCGATGTGGTGGGAAGACACCGGGCTTCAGTGGGTTCCGACATCGCCGCATATTCCATTTGCCGCGACAGCGTTGTTCTGTGCGGCAACAGGAATCATCGGTGAGCTTGAAGGGTTGAATGTCGGCGTCGGTTATACGATGCCATTTCAAGTCGTTGGTGCTCCATGGGTCGACGGTAAGGCATTGGCTCGCACATTGAACAGCAAATATATCGCGGGGGTCCATTTCCGGCCGGTCGTCTATACTCCGTTCTACGGACCGATGCAAGGGAAACAAGTGAACGGAGTTGAGATCCATCTGATGGACCGGGAACAAGCCGACCTGGTGAATATTCAATTGTATATTCTGCAGGCGATCGACGATTTTTATCCGGACCGGGACGTTCTTTCACATTCGGATTCTTCGCGTGTGCGGATGTTCGACCGCGTGATGGGAACCGATGCGGTCAGGATCGCGTTGGAACAAAAAGTTCCGGTGCCGACGATCGTCGCGGAGTGGAAAAGAGAGGTCGAGGCATTCCTGCCGATTCGGAAAAAATATCTTCTATACGAATAG
- the acpS gene encoding holo-ACP synthase, with protein MIQGIGVDLIEIQRIQSSIDEFGETFLRKIFTDAEIAYCRSRKNPAQHFAARFAAKEAVSKALSTGWSGEFEWKNVEVTNELSGKPNVTLHGSTAAALKKSRVHLTLSHSETAVAAFAVIEVDGPV; from the coding sequence GTGATTCAAGGAATCGGCGTAGACCTGATCGAAATCCAGCGGATTCAATCGTCGATCGACGAGTTCGGTGAGACGTTTCTTCGGAAGATTTTTACCGACGCAGAAATTGCGTACTGCCGTTCGCGAAAAAATCCCGCGCAGCATTTTGCCGCGCGCTTCGCGGCTAAGGAAGCGGTCAGCAAGGCGCTTTCGACGGGATGGAGCGGAGAATTTGAGTGGAAAAATGTGGAAGTGACGAACGAGCTGTCGGGGAAACCGAATGTCACGCTGCACGGTTCGACGGCGGCGGCCTTAAAGAAAAGCAGGGTTCATCTCACTCTCTCTCATTCTGAAACCGCGGTCGCTGCGTTTGCCGTCATCGAGGTTGATGGTCCGGTGTAG
- a CDS encoding glycosyltransferase family 9 protein — MKRTLPNKTVVFRLSSIGDIVLTSPLLRVLRGAAGPKTRIDFVVKKEFAELVKFSHRLSVVHELDDSRGFPALQELKETLRAEQYDLVIDLHSSLRTIYLRNFCNTKEVLTIDKRLYERWQLVHFKRNIYGENVHVADRYIESVKDFGVSNDGKGLELFIPDEIQFGVSGKMAKLRLNEFEKVLGVCPGAKHFTKRWQKEKFAEVCGKIAKEYRAKVLVFGGGEDKEDGDGIVSHVNRNVSADAAVNFAGAMSLLEVAAAMEFCDVVLTNDTGLMHIACARQRKVVAVFGSTVKEFGFAPYGTESVVIENRSLGCRPCSHIGRSECPKGHFRCMSEISADEVGRSVIQFLRR, encoded by the coding sequence GTGAAACGAACATTACCTAATAAAACAGTTGTCTTTAGATTAAGTTCCATCGGCGACATCGTTTTAACCTCTCCTTTGCTGAGAGTGCTGAGGGGAGCGGCCGGTCCGAAGACGAGAATCGATTTTGTCGTCAAAAAGGAATTTGCCGAGCTGGTGAAATTCAGCCACCGCCTGTCGGTCGTTCATGAACTGGATGATTCCAGAGGATTCCCGGCGCTGCAGGAATTGAAAGAGACTCTCCGTGCCGAGCAATACGACCTTGTCATCGACCTTCACAGCTCTCTGCGGACCATTTATTTGCGTAATTTTTGCAATACCAAGGAAGTTCTGACGATCGATAAACGGCTGTATGAACGATGGCAGTTGGTTCACTTCAAACGGAACATCTACGGGGAGAACGTTCATGTCGCCGACCGCTACATCGAATCGGTCAAGGATTTCGGTGTTTCCAACGACGGCAAAGGGCTTGAGCTGTTCATTCCCGATGAGATCCAATTCGGCGTCTCGGGAAAAATGGCCAAACTCCGGCTCAACGAATTCGAAAAAGTCCTCGGCGTCTGCCCGGGGGCAAAGCATTTTACGAAACGCTGGCAGAAGGAGAAATTTGCCGAGGTGTGCGGAAAAATTGCGAAGGAATACCGCGCCAAGGTGCTGGTGTTCGGAGGAGGAGAAGATAAAGAGGATGGTGATGGAATCGTTTCCCATGTCAACCGAAATGTCTCCGCGGATGCAGCGGTGAATTTTGCCGGGGCGATGTCCCTGCTTGAAGTCGCCGCCGCGATGGAGTTCTGCGATGTGGTGCTGACGAACGACACCGGCCTGATGCACATCGCCTGCGCCCGTCAGCGGAAGGTTGTCGCTGTCTTTGGCTCGACGGTCAAAGAATTCGGCTTTGCCCCTTACGGGACGGAATCGGTCGTCATCGAGAACAGGTCCCTCGGCTGTCGTCCCTGCTCGCATATCGGCAGAAGCGAATGTCCGAAGGGGCACTTTAGGTGCATGAGCGAGATCAGCGCAGATGAAGTGGGGCGCTCTGTGATCCAATTCCTTAGAAGATAA
- a CDS encoding Glu/Leu/Phe/Val dehydrogenase dimerization domain-containing protein — protein sequence MARKIKRRNKVRSRKKTVRAPKKKLPVKKGKKKALKKKALPLAPKPSAAPPSRTAQPPAKPITSYDVVLHNFDIAAAKLQLSDELKQLIKTPDRELRVEIPIIMDNGKLNTLIGYRVQHNNARGPNKGGIRYHPDVDLDEVRALSSLMTWKTAVVDIPFGGAKGGIAVDPRQFSKGELERLTRVFTQKIDCIIGPSEDIPAPDVNTNAQVMSWMMDQYSRRHGHTPAVVTGKPVELGGSVGRDEATGRGVCIALRETSKSMKFDLKKMSIAIQGFGNVGAHTARILEEEFGAKVVAVSDVKGGIYNPRGIRFKDAMEHLVETGSVVGLKGGAKISNSELLELKCDVLIPAALGGQLHGKNADRVQAKLIVEAANGPTTYEADEIFAAKKIPVVPDIYANAGGVTVSYFEWAQNLQQFRWDYSRVVAELEKVMTRSFADVEKTSEKYNVTMRIGAYILALDRVAKATELRGI from the coding sequence ATGGCTCGTAAAATAAAAAGAAGAAACAAGGTTCGGAGCAGGAAAAAGACTGTACGTGCCCCAAAAAAGAAGCTGCCTGTGAAGAAAGGGAAGAAGAAGGCATTGAAGAAAAAAGCGCTACCCCTTGCTCCGAAACCGTCGGCAGCGCCGCCGTCTCGCACCGCTCAACCCCCCGCGAAACCGATTACGTCGTATGACGTCGTGCTGCATAATTTCGACATTGCTGCCGCAAAGCTCCAACTCAGCGACGAATTGAAGCAGCTTATTAAAACACCCGACCGCGAGCTGCGGGTCGAAATTCCGATCATCATGGACAACGGTAAACTAAATACGCTGATCGGCTATCGCGTTCAGCACAACAATGCACGGGGACCGAATAAAGGTGGCATCCGTTATCACCCCGATGTGGACCTTGATGAAGTGCGCGCCCTCTCATCGCTGATGACGTGGAAGACCGCCGTGGTTGACATTCCCTTCGGCGGAGCGAAGGGAGGGATCGCAGTCGACCCGCGCCAGTTTTCTAAAGGCGAGCTCGAACGGCTGACGCGCGTCTTTACCCAAAAAATAGACTGCATCATCGGTCCCTCGGAGGATATTCCCGCGCCGGACGTCAACACGAACGCTCAAGTTATGTCCTGGATGATGGACCAGTACAGCAGACGGCATGGCCACACGCCGGCTGTCGTGACCGGCAAGCCGGTTGAGTTAGGGGGATCGGTGGGACGGGATGAAGCAACGGGACGCGGCGTCTGCATTGCGTTGCGCGAAACTTCAAAATCAATGAAATTTGATTTGAAGAAAATGTCGATCGCAATTCAGGGGTTCGGCAACGTTGGCGCACACACCGCGAGGATCCTGGAAGAGGAGTTCGGCGCAAAAGTTGTCGCCGTCAGCGATGTGAAAGGGGGAATCTACAACCCGCGCGGGATCCGTTTCAAGGATGCCATGGAACACCTCGTTGAAACGGGTTCTGTTGTCGGCCTGAAAGGGGGCGCAAAAATTTCGAACAGCGAGCTGCTTGAGCTGAAATGTGATGTCCTCATTCCCGCCGCCCTTGGCGGACAATTGCACGGAAAAAATGCCGACCGTGTCCAAGCAAAGCTGATCGTCGAAGCCGCGAACGGACCTACGACGTACGAAGCGGACGAGATCTTTGCAGCAAAGAAGATTCCCGTTGTCCCGGACATTTATGCCAATGCGGGAGGCGTGACTGTGAGCTACTTTGAATGGGCGCAGAACCTTCAGCAGTTCCGCTGGGACTATTCCCGAGTTGTCGCGGAGCTCGAAAAAGTCATGACGAGAAGTTTCGCCGACGTGGAGAAAACATCGGAGAAGTATAATGTCACGATGAGGATCGGGGCGTATATTCTCGCACTCGACCGCGTCGCGAAAGCGACGGAATTGCGTGGAATCTAG
- a CDS encoding glycerophosphodiester phosphodiesterase family protein → MASSKKIFRNLGSSDAPVVIAHRGFSEEAPENSLAAFHKAVEAKADMFELDVRLSADNEFVVFHDKKLNRTSDGHGPLKKFTAKELSGFDNGTWFSRKFSRERIPLLKDILPLTKRGIGINIEIKPDVVGLDGFSVEEEIVRLIAKFKATHRIMFSSFNHSTMRAIKRIDSSIVTGILYNPIADFRHSPSQLAARAHADIFICSKYQLNGDVMHDAHKADCRVYVYGVKSERDVARMVHLGADGIIADNPAMVKSAIASLLR, encoded by the coding sequence ATGGCTTCTTCAAAAAAAATATTCCGGAATCTCGGCTCCAGCGATGCGCCGGTCGTCATTGCGCATCGGGGATTTTCAGAGGAGGCGCCGGAAAATTCGCTCGCCGCATTTCATAAAGCCGTCGAAGCAAAAGCCGACATGTTCGAGCTCGACGTGCGGCTATCGGCAGACAACGAATTTGTCGTTTTCCACGACAAAAAACTCAATCGAACCTCCGACGGACACGGTCCGCTGAAAAAGTTCACCGCAAAGGAGCTCTCCGGCTTCGATAACGGAACCTGGTTTTCCCGAAAATTCTCCCGCGAGAGGATCCCGCTTCTTAAAGACATTCTTCCCCTCACCAAACGGGGCATCGGTATCAACATAGAAATCAAGCCCGATGTCGTGGGACTCGACGGTTTCTCGGTGGAAGAAGAAATCGTCCGCCTTATAGCAAAATTCAAAGCCACCCATCGTATTATGTTTTCATCCTTCAACCATTCCACGATGAGGGCAATCAAACGCATCGACAGCAGCATCGTCACCGGAATTCTTTACAATCCGATCGCGGATTTCCGTCACTCCCCCTCCCAGTTGGCGGCCCGCGCCCATGCCGACATCTTTATCTGCAGCAAATATCAGCTTAACGGCGACGTTATGCACGACGCGCATAAGGCGGATTGCCGCGTTTATGTCTACGGCGTGAAATCCGAACGGGACGTGGCGCGCATGGTGCATCTCGGAGCCGACGGAATCATTGCCGACAATCCAGCCATGGTCAAAAGCGCGATCGCTTCCCTCCTCCGTTGA
- the aroQ gene encoding type II 3-dehydroquinate dehydratase, whose product MNILVINGPNLNLLGRREPEIYGSQTLKDIEDDLTKAFPRVRFTFFQSNHEGAIIDRLQTAQPDKNDGVVLNAAAYTHYSYAIRDAIAALTIPVIEVHISNIHLREEFRKNSVTAPVCKAQISGFGVDGYRIAVETLIQHSAPVS is encoded by the coding sequence ATGAATATTCTCGTCATTAACGGCCCGAATCTTAATTTGCTCGGGAGGCGCGAGCCGGAGATCTACGGCAGCCAAACGCTGAAGGATATTGAGGACGATTTGACGAAAGCATTTCCTCGGGTTCGCTTCACGTTCTTTCAATCGAACCATGAGGGAGCGATCATCGACCGCCTGCAAACCGCCCAGCCCGATAAGAACGACGGCGTTGTCCTGAATGCCGCGGCGTATACTCATTATTCGTACGCGATTCGCGATGCGATCGCGGCGCTGACGATTCCCGTCATCGAAGTACACATTTCCAATATTCACTTGCGGGAAGAGTTTCGGAAAAATTCCGTCACTGCTCCGGTTTGCAAGGCACAAATTTCAGGGTTTGGCGTCGACGGCTACCGCATCGCCGTCGAAACACTCATCCAACATTCAGCGCCCGTCTCATGA
- a CDS encoding TIGR02253 family HAD-type hydrolase: MIKAVVFDLDNTLVDFMQMKRQAIDAAINAMIDAGLNLSRKEIQSRIDAIYKERGMEFQNVFDQLLYGEFQKMDYKILSAGVIAYRRAREAALVPYPHVYMTLMELLKMGIRLAVVSDAPAREAWLRLSYLNFHHIFDHVVTFEDTGQRKPHEAPFRRALELLRVEPAEALMVGDWEERDVVGAAKVGMKTVFARYGDTFGTVDSNADFEVDDIAELIDVVRNENSMRL; this comes from the coding sequence ATGATCAAAGCCGTCGTTTTCGACCTCGACAATACTCTCGTCGACTTCATGCAGATGAAACGCCAGGCAATCGATGCGGCGATCAACGCAATGATCGACGCAGGGTTGAACCTGAGCCGCAAGGAGATTCAGTCGCGCATCGATGCTATCTATAAAGAGCGGGGAATGGAATTCCAGAATGTGTTCGACCAGCTGCTGTACGGCGAATTCCAGAAAATGGATTACAAGATCTTGTCCGCCGGGGTCATTGCGTATCGCCGTGCACGTGAAGCCGCGCTCGTTCCGTATCCGCACGTGTATATGACGCTCATGGAACTCTTGAAGATGGGCATTCGGCTTGCCGTCGTCTCCGATGCTCCGGCGCGTGAAGCATGGCTGCGGCTATCGTATCTCAATTTCCACCACATCTTCGACCATGTTGTTACGTTCGAAGATACCGGCCAGCGGAAACCGCATGAAGCCCCCTTCCGCCGCGCATTGGAGCTCCTCAGGGTCGAGCCGGCAGAAGCGCTGATGGTGGGAGACTGGGAGGAACGGGACGTCGTCGGCGCCGCAAAAGTCGGGATGAAGACGGTCTTCGCCCGCTATGGCGATACTTTCGGCACTGTCGATTCCAACGCGGATTTTGAAGTGGATGACATTGCTGAATTGATCGATGTCGTGCGGAATGAAAACAGCATGAGACTATAG
- a CDS encoding adenylate kinase, which translates to MNIILFGAPGVGKGTQAKILSHIYHIPHISTGDILRDAINEKTPLGLKANEFMAKGKLVPDNVMIGLIKDILQTDRCKNGFILDGFPRTVAQAKALHPIFKELHIKVHKVINLEVDEQEIVDRLTKRLVCKSCGKIYNSEIDHFSTADKCFKCGGELAERGDDTPDTIRKRLEIYRTETEPVKKYYQDLGLLQNVNGVGEIVDIIQRLLSVLQN; encoded by the coding sequence ATGAATATTATCCTCTTTGGAGCTCCTGGCGTCGGCAAAGGGACGCAGGCGAAGATACTCTCCCACATCTACCACATCCCTCACATTTCGACCGGCGACATCCTGCGCGATGCGATCAATGAGAAGACGCCGCTCGGCCTCAAGGCCAACGAATTCATGGCAAAGGGGAAGCTGGTTCCCGACAACGTCATGATCGGCCTGATCAAAGATATCCTCCAGACCGACCGCTGCAAAAACGGATTCATCCTCGACGGATTTCCGAGAACGGTGGCTCAGGCAAAGGCGCTTCATCCGATCTTCAAGGAGCTGCATATCAAAGTCCACAAGGTGATCAACCTTGAAGTGGACGAACAGGAGATCGTTGACCGGCTGACCAAGCGGCTGGTCTGCAAAAGCTGCGGGAAGATCTATAATTCCGAGATCGACCATTTCAGCACGGCGGATAAATGCTTCAAGTGCGGAGGCGAGCTCGCGGAACGGGGAGACGATACGCCGGACACGATACGGAAACGCCTGGAAATTTACCGCACAGAAACCGAGCCCGTCAAAAAGTATTACCAGGATCTGGGGCTTCTTCAGAACGTCAACGGGGTCGGAGAGATCGTCGACATTATCCAGCGGCTGTTGTCGGTACTGCAGAACTAA